One part of the Microbacterium aurugineum genome encodes these proteins:
- a CDS encoding D-alanine--D-alanine ligase family protein: protein MTTRVLVIGGGQNAEHEVSLASAAAVAAALRMGDHEVTSATIDREGVWRADGIPTGVSAAESLALALPLLARTDVVFPAVHGALGEDGALAALCGLAGVRVVGSGLRAGAIGMDKWTTKLVAEAVGLGTARGRLVAAEDIGDVEFEGEVVVKPVSAGSSHGVSLVSEEGGLLAALREAARFDRRILVEEVVRAREIDVAVLREKGGIRWAAPPLEIHATGLFDTATKYDGSARFTVPAQLDAAEVAALKRAAIAVFDALGCDGVARMDFFLTDRGPLLNEVNTMPGLTAASQVPRMFAAAGVTYVDLVARLVRAAS, encoded by the coding sequence ATGACCACGAGGGTCCTGGTCATCGGTGGGGGGCAGAACGCCGAGCACGAGGTGTCGCTGGCCTCCGCGGCCGCGGTCGCCGCCGCGCTGCGCATGGGCGATCACGAAGTCACGAGTGCGACGATCGATCGAGAGGGGGTGTGGAGGGCCGACGGTATCCCGACCGGGGTCTCGGCGGCGGAGTCGCTGGCGCTCGCGCTTCCGCTGCTCGCCCGCACCGACGTGGTCTTCCCGGCGGTGCACGGCGCGCTCGGGGAGGACGGCGCGCTCGCGGCCCTGTGCGGACTCGCCGGAGTGCGCGTGGTCGGGTCGGGCCTGCGGGCGGGCGCGATCGGCATGGACAAGTGGACCACCAAGCTGGTCGCGGAAGCAGTGGGCCTCGGTACCGCCCGCGGTCGTCTGGTCGCCGCCGAGGACATCGGGGACGTGGAGTTCGAGGGGGAGGTCGTCGTCAAGCCGGTGTCGGCCGGATCCAGCCACGGCGTGAGTCTGGTGAGCGAGGAGGGTGGGCTGCTCGCGGCGCTGCGGGAGGCGGCGCGCTTCGACCGGCGGATCCTGGTCGAGGAGGTCGTGCGGGCACGCGAGATCGACGTGGCGGTGCTGCGCGAGAAGGGGGGTATCCGCTGGGCGGCCCCGCCCCTCGAGATCCACGCGACCGGGCTCTTCGACACCGCCACGAAGTACGACGGCAGCGCGCGGTTCACGGTCCCGGCTCAGCTCGACGCGGCCGAGGTGGCGGCGCTCAAGCGGGCGGCGATCGCGGTCTTCGACGCCCTCGGCTGTGACGGGGTCGCACGGATGGACTTCTTCCTCACCGATCGGGGTCCGCTGCTGAACGAGGTCAACACCATGCCGGGGCTGACGGCCGCCTCGCAGGTGCCGCGGATGTTCGCGGCGGCGGGCGTGACCTACGTCGACCTGGTGGCGCGGCTCGTGCGTGCGGCGTCGTGA
- the alr gene encoding alanine racemase — MTTLLPAPRVTLSRLHAPTLQTIPEAVAENVRRVRATCSARIMAVVKADGYGHGAVTVAEAAVAAGAEWLGVTDVADAVALRDAGFTVPILSWLNPSGADAETAAALRIDVAVGSVEELRQLIADAVDPVRVHLHLDTGMARGGCPLDDWEELFRTARAGRGRVEVVGVMGHLPRADEADPRANAAAVLRFRHGRDAVLRAGFGPVLVHLAATSGALTDPGTHFDMVRIGAGLVGIDPSGATTLAGAARWTAPVVHSALVPAGTAVGYGGAHITERETHLSVVGVGYADGIPRELAAEAAVAIDGARYPIVGRVSMDQIVIDTGAVPVPRGTVATVFGPEGGVVPSVQEWARWAGSIPHTVVTGIGARVQRSVA; from the coding sequence ATGACCACCCTCCTGCCTGCGCCGCGGGTGACTCTCTCCCGCCTTCATGCCCCGACGCTGCAGACCATCCCGGAGGCCGTCGCCGAGAACGTACGGCGGGTGCGGGCCACGTGCTCCGCGCGCATCATGGCCGTGGTGAAGGCCGACGGCTACGGGCACGGCGCCGTCACGGTCGCCGAGGCCGCGGTCGCCGCCGGCGCCGAATGGCTCGGGGTCACCGATGTCGCCGACGCCGTCGCCCTGCGTGATGCCGGGTTCACCGTGCCGATCCTCTCGTGGCTGAACCCCTCGGGGGCCGATGCGGAGACGGCCGCGGCGCTTCGCATCGACGTCGCGGTCGGCTCTGTGGAGGAGTTGCGCCAGTTGATCGCCGACGCCGTGGATCCGGTCCGCGTGCACCTGCACCTCGATACGGGGATGGCCCGGGGCGGGTGTCCGCTCGACGACTGGGAGGAGCTGTTCCGCACCGCACGCGCGGGGCGGGGCAGGGTCGAGGTGGTGGGTGTGATGGGACATCTGCCTCGCGCCGACGAAGCCGACCCCCGGGCGAACGCGGCGGCCGTGCTGCGCTTTCGGCACGGCAGGGACGCCGTGCTCCGGGCCGGCTTCGGGCCGGTGCTCGTACATCTCGCCGCGACGTCCGGCGCGCTCACCGATCCGGGGACGCACTTCGACATGGTGCGCATCGGTGCGGGGCTGGTGGGCATCGACCCCTCCGGGGCGACGACGCTGGCCGGTGCCGCGCGGTGGACCGCCCCCGTCGTGCACAGCGCGCTCGTCCCGGCCGGGACGGCGGTGGGCTACGGGGGCGCGCACATCACGGAACGGGAGACGCACCTGAGCGTCGTGGGCGTCGGATACGCGGACGGGATCCCGCGGGAGCTCGCGGCGGAGGCGGCCGTGGCGATCGACGGGGCCCGGTATCCGATCGTGGGGAGGGTGTCGATGGATCAGATCGTGATCGATACCGGCGCCGTGCCGGTTCCGCGCGGCACGGTCGCCACGGTGTTCGGACCCGAGGGGGGAGTCGTGCCGTCGGTGCAGGAGTGGGCGCGGTGGGCGGGCAGCATCCCGCACACCGTCGTCACCGGCATCGGAGCACGAGTGCAGAGGAGTGTGGCATGA
- a CDS encoding M15 family metallopeptidase, giving the protein MNTRTTSLRSQARRRRTVSVLIGLALAVIIAFVVQQSLSAAFADAERTGPLPSSTPRPSGQSEGSVIAPSEADGVIRDGDQPTVFDVDRAAVGNLDASLLAALQRAASDAEADGVTFRVNSGWRTPALQERMLQDAIAHYGSEAEARRWVATPETSEHVTGDAVDLGPLPALDWLVQRGWRYGLCQIYANESWHYELRPEAVDQGCPEMLPDPTADPRTKR; this is encoded by the coding sequence ATGAACACCCGCACCACCTCCCTCAGATCGCAGGCGCGCCGCCGCCGGACCGTTTCGGTCCTCATCGGGCTCGCGCTGGCCGTGATCATCGCCTTCGTCGTCCAGCAGTCGCTGTCCGCGGCCTTCGCCGATGCCGAGCGCACCGGTCCGCTGCCCTCTTCCACGCCCCGGCCGAGTGGGCAGAGCGAAGGGTCGGTCATCGCCCCGAGCGAGGCCGACGGGGTGATCCGCGACGGCGACCAGCCGACCGTCTTCGACGTCGATCGGGCCGCCGTGGGCAACCTCGACGCGTCGCTGCTCGCGGCGCTGCAGCGTGCCGCATCCGATGCGGAGGCCGACGGGGTCACGTTCCGGGTGAACAGTGGATGGCGCACCCCCGCGCTGCAGGAACGGATGCTGCAGGACGCGATCGCGCATTACGGCTCCGAGGCGGAAGCGCGGCGATGGGTGGCGACTCCGGAGACATCGGAGCATGTGACCGGCGACGCCGTCGACCTCGGTCCGCTGCCCGCCTTGGACTGGCTCGTCCAGCGGGGATGGCGCTACGGGCTCTGCCAGATCTACGCCAATGAGTCGTGGCACTACGAGCTGCGTCCGGAGGCGGTCGACCAGGGCTGCCCCGAGATGCTGCCTGATCCCACCGCCGACCCGAGGACGAAGCGATGA
- a CDS encoding response regulator transcription factor: protein MRVLIVEDEPYLAEAVRDGLRLEAIAADIANDGDTALELLSINSYDIAVLDRDVPGPSGDDIARWIVASGTGIPILMLTAADRLDDKATGFEIGADDYLTKPFELRELVLRLRALDRRRQRSRPPVLEVAGLRLDPFRREVYRDDRYVALTRKQFAVLEVLVDAEGGVVSAEQLLERAWDENADPFTNAVRITVSSLRKRLGEPWLIRTVPGVGYRIGTDADA, encoded by the coding sequence ATGCGTGTACTGATCGTCGAGGACGAGCCCTACCTCGCCGAGGCGGTGCGGGATGGGCTGCGCCTGGAGGCGATCGCGGCCGACATCGCGAACGACGGCGACACCGCGCTGGAGCTTCTGAGCATCAACTCCTACGACATCGCCGTGCTCGATCGCGACGTTCCGGGCCCGTCCGGCGACGACATCGCGCGGTGGATCGTGGCCTCCGGCACCGGCATCCCGATCCTGATGCTCACGGCGGCCGACCGTCTCGACGACAAGGCGACCGGCTTCGAGATCGGCGCGGACGACTACCTCACCAAGCCGTTCGAGCTGCGCGAACTCGTGCTGCGTCTGCGTGCCCTGGACCGACGCAGACAACGATCCCGGCCGCCCGTGCTCGAGGTCGCGGGGCTGCGCCTGGATCCGTTCCGTCGCGAGGTGTACCGCGACGACCGCTACGTCGCCCTCACCCGCAAGCAGTTCGCCGTGCTGGAGGTGCTCGTCGACGCCGAGGGAGGGGTGGTCAGCGCCGAGCAGCTGCTGGAGCGGGCCTGGGACGAGAACGCCGACCCGTTCACCAACGCCGTGCGCATCACCGTGTCCTCGCTGCGCAAGCGGTTGGGTGAGCCGTGGCTGATCCGCACGGTGCCGGGCGTCGGCTACCGGATCGGGACGGACGCCGATGCGTAG
- a CDS encoding sensor histidine kinase, with the protein MSARLKLTLSYAAVVVVSGGLLLAAVALYLLRYVPDVQIPYIEFFVPNRSDLIRAFVPVASIVMVVLLALGLGGGWLLAGRMLAPLTRIGDAARLAAQGSLSHRIALPGPRDEFRDLADVFDSMLEQLEAHVAEQQRFAANASHELRTPLAISQTLLEVARDDPDRDVDALITRLREVNTRAIDLTEALLLLSRADQRTFPREIVDLSLLAEEAVEALLPLADRRGVAVEVGGAPAPVLGSAALLPQLVTNLVLNAIVHNLPSGGSVAVRTHAMPHAVALVIENTGALLPRDRVATLVEPFQRGADRTRGEDHAGAGLGLAIVDRITQAHGGTLVLTPRTDGGLIVTVWLPHPYPPAP; encoded by the coding sequence ATGAGCGCCCGCCTCAAGCTCACGCTGAGTTATGCCGCCGTCGTGGTCGTGTCGGGAGGTCTGCTGCTCGCCGCGGTGGCGCTGTACCTGCTGCGGTACGTGCCGGATGTGCAGATCCCGTATATCGAGTTCTTCGTGCCGAACCGCTCCGACCTGATCCGGGCGTTCGTCCCGGTCGCGTCGATCGTCATGGTCGTCCTGCTGGCGCTGGGACTGGGCGGAGGGTGGCTGCTCGCGGGACGGATGCTGGCGCCGCTCACCCGGATCGGCGACGCTGCCCGGCTGGCGGCGCAGGGCTCACTCTCCCATCGGATCGCGCTGCCCGGCCCGCGCGACGAGTTCCGCGACCTCGCCGATGTCTTCGACTCGATGCTCGAGCAGCTCGAGGCGCATGTCGCGGAACAGCAGCGGTTCGCGGCGAACGCCTCGCACGAACTGCGGACGCCCCTCGCGATCTCGCAGACCCTGCTCGAGGTAGCCAGAGACGATCCCGACCGGGATGTCGATGCGCTGATCACCCGTCTGCGCGAGGTGAACACCCGTGCGATCGACCTGACCGAGGCGCTCCTGCTGCTCAGCCGCGCGGATCAGCGGACGTTCCCCCGAGAGATCGTCGACCTCTCGCTCCTCGCGGAAGAGGCGGTGGAGGCGCTGCTGCCGCTCGCCGACCGCCGCGGGGTCGCGGTGGAGGTGGGCGGGGCGCCCGCGCCGGTGCTGGGTTCCGCCGCGCTGCTGCCGCAACTGGTGACGAACCTCGTTCTCAACGCGATCGTGCACAACCTGCCGTCCGGCGGATCCGTCGCCGTGCGCACGCACGCGATGCCCCACGCCGTCGCACTCGTCATCGAGAACACCGGAGCGTTGCTGCCTCGCGATCGCGTGGCCACCCTCGTCGAGCCGTTCCAGCGCGGCGCCGACCGCACCCGCGGAGAGGACCATGCCGGCGCCGGACTCGGCCTCGCGATCGTCGACCGCATCACGCAGGCCCACGGCGGGACTCTGGTGCTCACGCCTCGCACGGACGGCGGCCTGATCGTGACGGTGTGGCTGCCGCATCCGTATCCGCCCGCTCCCTGA
- a CDS encoding NAD(P)-dependent alcohol dehydrogenase has translation MSVPSTMYASVLTGPKRVELESRPVPSPGAGGVLIKVTAVGVCGSDTHFFESGAVGDIVVRDHVVLGHETAGEIVAVGAGVDASRVGTRVAVEPQTPCRACRFCKRGAYHLCPSIRFFGAWPVDGSFAEFVIVDADFAHEIPSAMTDEQGALAEPVSVAIHAARRAGVTAGARVLITGAGPIGVLTAQVAKAFGAVEVVISDPIAKRRDFARARGADEVIDSAGDGLARFDQYFDIYIDASGSAQAIRAALPTIVRGGIAVLVGMGGNQLDVPVAMLQHREITLTGTFRYVNTWPTEIDLISRGIVDTSGIVTGRYGLDGVEDALMKAKTDPEAIKTMIIPALTAA, from the coding sequence ATGTCCGTTCCTTCCACCATGTACGCCAGCGTGCTCACCGGGCCGAAGCGCGTAGAGCTCGAGAGTCGCCCGGTCCCCTCCCCGGGTGCGGGCGGCGTCCTCATCAAGGTCACCGCGGTCGGCGTCTGCGGCTCGGACACCCACTTCTTCGAATCGGGTGCCGTCGGAGACATCGTCGTCCGGGACCATGTCGTGCTCGGGCACGAGACCGCGGGGGAGATCGTCGCCGTGGGTGCGGGCGTCGATGCGAGCCGCGTGGGGACGCGGGTCGCTGTGGAGCCGCAGACGCCGTGTCGCGCCTGCCGCTTCTGCAAGCGCGGCGCCTATCACCTGTGCCCGAGCATCCGCTTCTTCGGCGCCTGGCCGGTCGACGGCTCCTTCGCGGAGTTCGTGATCGTCGACGCCGACTTCGCGCACGAGATTCCCTCGGCCATGACCGACGAGCAGGGCGCGCTCGCCGAACCCGTCTCGGTGGCGATCCACGCGGCCCGTCGTGCAGGTGTCACGGCGGGCGCGAGGGTGCTCATCACCGGAGCCGGCCCGATCGGGGTCCTGACCGCGCAGGTCGCGAAGGCGTTCGGTGCCGTCGAGGTCGTCATCAGTGATCCGATCGCGAAACGGCGGGACTTCGCCCGCGCACGAGGGGCGGACGAGGTCATCGACTCCGCGGGCGACGGGCTCGCTCGCTTCGACCAGTACTTCGACATCTACATCGATGCATCGGGCAGCGCCCAGGCGATCCGTGCCGCGCTGCCGACGATCGTCCGTGGAGGCATCGCGGTCCTCGTCGGCATGGGTGGTAATCAGCTCGACGTTCCTGTCGCGATGCTGCAGCACCGAGAGATCACGCTCACCGGTACCTTCCGGTACGTCAACACATGGCCGACGGAGATCGACCTGATCTCCCGTGGCATCGTCGACACCTCGGGGATCGTGACCGGACGATACGGCTTGGACGGCGTCGAGGATGCACTGATGAAGGCGAAGACGGATCCGGAAGCGATCAAGACCATGATCATCCCCGCTCTCACCGCCGCGTGA